The Horticoccus luteus DNA window CGCGCTTGGCTACACGACGTGCAATATTCCGCTGAAGATCGGCGGCACGCTCGAAAACCCGGACGCGAGCAGCTGGCAGAACGCGTTGCTCAAGGCGGCCCTCGAAAAATCCGGCTTGTTCAACGAACTCCTGGGCAAGTAACGCTCGGCGCGGGCGCGAACGTCCGCTGCGGTCACGTCAGATGGAAGCCGAGCGCATCAAGCTCGGAGAGGTGAAAGGGCGCGCTGGCGATCACGTCCTGCAAGAGAGTCCACGCATCCGCGAGTCGCTCGGTCTGGGCAATCGCGAGTCCGTCGTCGCTGTCGTGGAGGTGCAGTTCCCAGGCCGCCGCTGCGTCGGCGGAGAGCTGGAGCAGAGTGCCGTGAAGATAATTGCCCGGAATGCCGGGGTGCGGCCCGCCGCCCGGGACGAGAAACAAGCTGCGCACGGCGTCGTGGGCGATGATGCCGGCGTGCTTGCGATGTTGCACCGTCCGCCCCGCGACCGCGAGACGCAGCGCCTCGGCTTTCGGGCGGGACGCCGCAGGGAGTGATTGCACGTAGCGTGTGAAGATCGCGTCGTTGGGTTCCAGCGCGTCGGCTGAAATCTCGCCGGCGGCGAGCGCCGCGAGGTTGGCCGCATGGAAGGAGGGTTTGGCCGCGAGGGAGCGCGCGGTGACGTAGGCATCCTTATGCTCCGCGTGAGCGAAGACTTGATGCGAGGAACGCAGGCGCACGAGTGCGTCCTGGTAGGCGGGAGTGTGCGGCACGGCGCCGGTGGGACTGTGGTCGATAAAGTCGAGGACAGTTTGATCGTATGCGTCGTGGGGGCCGTGACTCATGTGGGCCGAGCGTGGCAGCAACCGGCGTCGTTGACGAGGGCCATCTCAGGGCGGTGCGTTACGAGTGGGGCGGAGAGGCGTGGAGAATCGATAACCTGCGGGCACGAGGGTGGGGTGCAGGAGGAAATAGCGATGCGTCGTGAGGGAAGTTCGCGGGGTTGCGGCTTGTGGCGGCGAGAGAGCCGCACCAGCGTGAGCCGGTGATCGCGTCGGTCCATTTTCAACGATTCAAGGCGCTCCGGGATACGCGTCTGAACTTGCTGCCGTTTAACCTCGTGATTGGCCCCAACGGCAGCGGCAAGACGAGTTTGTTGCAGGCGATCGAGCGTTTGTGCGCTCTTGCGAAGCTTCCGCTGGCCACGGAGGAAGTGGCGGGGCGCACCGATGCGGCGGAAGTGAGTTTCACGTTCACGGCACCTCACGCGCACGTGGAAGCGCGGCTGGGGTGCGTCGACGATCTGCGCTGCGATTTGCTGCGGACCTCGGCGGCGGGCCCGGAATGGGAGGCGTTGCGGGAAAAATTGCGGCGCGGGCGGAATTACGCGTTCGACCCGGCGACACTGGCTTTGCCGGCGAGGCGGGCAGAAGGAGGGGAACTGGCGGGCGACGGCAGAAACCTGGCGGCGGTGCTGGCGATGCGCCAGGAACGCCATCCGGGATGGTTTGCGCGAATGGAACAGGAATTTCTGCGCGTGATGCCGGAATTTTCTGCGCTCTCTTTCAGCACGCCCGCGGCGGAGCAGGTGGCGTTGGAAATGGTGCTCGCGGGGAGCGAGCGTGGCGCGCGCGTGGCCGCCGACGATGTTTCCCAAGGCACGTTGGTGTTGCTGGCGTTGCTGGCCCTCGCGTTCGATCCGGCGCCACCGCCGATCATGTGTTTCGACGAAGTGGAGCGGGGCCTCCATCCGCGACTGCTGCGCGAAGTGCGGGATACCCTCTATCGCCTGAGTTATCCACTGACGGTGAACGAGACGCGGGAGCCCGTGCAGATTGTGGCGACAACGCATTCGCCGTATTTGGTGGATCTCTTTCGCGAGCATCCGGAGGAGATCGTGATTTCGCACAAGATCGGCACGCGGGCGCATTTCGAGCGGTTGTCGGAGCGGAAGGATTTGCCGGGGTTGTTGGGCGAAGGTTCGCTGGGCGACATCTGGTTCAGCGGGATTCTGGGCGGGGTGCCCGAGGAGCGATGAGGCTGGCGATTTTGAGCGAATCGCCGGCGGACGAAGCGGCGTTGGAGGTGTGGATTGCGGGGCTGCTGCGGGCTCCGATCGAGCGGGTGCAGGCGAATCTGCGGGCGCGCGGCTGGCCGTCGGTCGTCCAGATTTTGCCCGCGGTCATCCGGCATTTGCATTTCAACACGCCCGCGCAGGCATTGGTCGTCGTGGTCGATGCGGATGACTCCGTCGTGCACACCGAAGAGCATGATCGCCCGGGATATTTTCATCCGCACTGCCGCATGTGTCGCGTGCGGGCGGTGTTTCGGCAGACGACGAAAAATCTGCCGCCCGCGCACGGACGCTCGGGCGTGCTGCGGGGCGTCGGCATCGCGGTGCCCGCGATCGAAGCATGGTATCTTTGTGGACGCGATCCAACGGTCACGGAGCTGGCGTGGCGCGACGGGCAGGCGACGGACCGGCAACCGTATTCGCGGGCGGAGTTGAAGTGGCGGGTTTACGGAACGGACCGGCCTTCGCTGCCGCTCGAAACGAGTCGGGCCGTCGAGGAGGCCAAGCGGCAGCAAAGCGATACGCGCCGGCTGGAGAGCGATTTTCCGGGTTTCGCGGCGCTGGCGCGCGATGTGCGAAGTTGGGTGAAAAGTGCGCGGTAGTGAAAGGGGTGCAGAGGAAGGGCACGAGACCGCGACGAGTGGAGGACGAGGCGGATGGAACCGGGATGCTTGGGGAAATAAGCTTTCCAAACGCGAGCGGGTGAGTCGCCATACGGCGTTGCGATCATCGTGCTAAAACGACGCTCTTACCTGCCCCGACCGCTGGAGTGGATCGCGTGCGGCCTCGCGCGGTTGCTCTACCGCGTTCGCACGCGGGGCGGAGAGCACATCCCGGTGACAGGCGGCGCCGTGCTGATCGCGAATCACCTGTCGTATGTTGACGTGGTGGTGCTGCAACTGGCGTGTCCGCGGCCGGTGCGCTTCGTCGGGTTTCAGGGCCTCGGCGAGCACGCTTTTTTCGCGTGGGTGTTTCGGATGTCGGGCACGATTCCTTTGCAGGTGGAAAATCCGGCGGCGGGGATCCGCGCGGCGGTGCAGGCGGCGCGGGCCGGCGAGGTGGTCGCGATTTTTCCGGAGGGAAATATTTCGCGCACGGGACAGTTGATGGCGTTGAAGCGGGGCTTTGAGGTGGTGGCGCGGCAGGCGCACGTGCCGGTGATTCCGGCGGCCATCGATGGCGTGTGGGGCTCCGTTTTTTCCTTCGCCGGGAATCGTTACCTGTGGAAGTCGCCGCGCTTGATGCGCACGCCGGTGTTCGTGCAGTTCGGTCCGGCGTTGGCGCCAGAGCAGGCCGATCTGGCGCGGGCGCGGCAGGCGTTGCTGGATGCGGGGGCGGAGGCGTTTCAGGAGCGGCCGGCGTTGCAGCGGCATCTGGGGCGGGAGTGCGTGCGGGCGCTCGCGCGGCAACCCGGGCGCGTGCGCGTGATCGATCGCACGGTGCAGCGGCGCGAAGTGAAAGCGGGGCAACTCCTCGCGGCGGCGGCGGCGTTTTCGCGGCGTGTGCGCCGCACCATCCCGGAGCAGCGCGTGGGGATCGTGCTGCCGCCGGGCGCGGGCGCGTTTATCGCGAACCTCGGCGTCTTGTGCGCGGGAAAAGTGCCGGTGAATCTCAACTTCACCGCGGGGCGGGCGGCGTTGGAAGCGAGCCTGCGGTTGGGCGAGATCAAGACCGTGATTTCGGCGGAGGCGATGCGCGGCAAAGTGCCGGACTTTCCCTGGCCGGAGCGGACGCTGGATTTGCGGCGCGAGCTGGAGGCGATGGGAGGGAAGCGCGCGATTTTGCCGTGGTTACTGGCCGCGTGGTTGCTGCCGAATCAGTGGGTGGCGGACTTGCTGGGTCTGCCGCGCGTGGGCGATCGCGCGGAGGCCGGTTTGTTGTTTACCAGCGGCAGCTCGGGCGAACCGAAGGGCGTGGCGTTGTCGCATCGCAACATCCTCGCCAACGCGGCGCAGGTGTCGTCGCTCTCGATCCTTCCGCCCAACGCGAGCCTCATCGGCTGCCTGCCGTTGTTCCACAGTTTCGGATTCACCGTCACCTTGTGGTATCCGCTGCTGCGCGGATGCCAGGTCGTCACGGTGCCGAGTCCGCTCGACACCCGCAAAATCATCGACGCGATCAGCGAAGAAGGTGCGACCGTGTTGGTGGGGGCGCCGACGTTTATCCGACCGATTTTGCGCAAGGCGAAGCCGGAGGAGTTGCGTTCGCTGGACTTGGTCGTGACGGGTGCGGAAAAGCTGCCGCAGGATCTTTACGACAAGTTTCTCGAACAATTTCACATCGAGATTTTGCAGGGCTACGGGCTCACGGAAACGACGCCCGTGAGCAACGTGAACCAACCGCATCCGCCGGTGACGAGCGCGACCGCCCAGCCGCAAGTGGGAAAGCGGCCGGGCTCGACGGGGCGTTTGCTGCCGGGCATGACGGTGCGTATCGTGGATCCGGAGACGGCAGAGGAAATGCCGGCGGGCGAGCCGGGCATCGTGTGGTTTCGCGGAGCGAACGTGTTCAGCGGTTATTTGGGCGATGAAGCGAAAACAAAGGCGGCGTTTCGCGATGGCTGGTTCGTCACCGGCGATTTGGGGCGAATCGACGAAGAAGGGTTTTTGTTCATCGAGGGGCGGTTGTCGCGGTTCTCGAAAATCGGCGGCGAGATGGTGCCGCACGGGACGGTGGAGCAGAAAATCGAACAGGCGTTCGGCTGGGAACAGCAGGACGGCTACACGATTGCGGTGATGGGTGTGCCCGATGCGGCGAAAGGCGAGGCGTTGGTTTTGCTGACGACGGTGGAGATCAATGCGGACGAACTTCGCACGCGGTTGCTCGCCGCCGGCCTGCCGGCGCTCTGGGTGCCGAAGATCATCCGGCGCGTGGAAAAAATCCCTGTGCTGGGCACGGGCAAGCTGGACCTCAAACGTTGCCGCGATCTCGCGATCGAACTGGCGGGCTGAGCGGGCGGCGCGCGACGGGGCACTCACGGGCGGTCGCGTGAGGGTCGCGAATCGTGGAATATTCCGTGGGAGCAGATGACCGCGTTTTACCGGATTTTAGCGTCCACGAAGCTTGCGGGTCGTCACGGGAAACCAATGCTCCGCCGCTAAACATGACGGCAAGAAGGATTTTGGTAGTCGATGACGAACCGGAGGTTCGGGAGATTGTCTCCACGATCCTGCGGCTGGCCGGCTATCAGATCGGCGGAGCCGAAGAGGGGGAAGAGGCGTTGCGCCACCTCGCGGCGCAGCCGTTTGACATGATGATTACGGATTTGCTGATGCCGGATAAAGACGGCGTGGAAACGATTCGCGATGTGCGCAAGCGTTACCCGGGCATCAAGATCGTGGCCATGTCAGGCGGCGGGCACGTGGCGAAGGAGAGTTATCTCAAAATGGCGCAGTTGTTCGGAGCGGATGCCGTGCTGGCGAAGCCGTTCACGCGCGAGGAATTGCTCCGCACGGTGGCGGCAGTGCTGGACGCGGATTCCTCGCGCGGAGCCTCGGCGGCGACGCCCGCGTCGCCTCAGTTATAGAACTGCACGCACACGGGGAGCGGCACGGTGATGCGGTGGTCGGTCAGGTGCAGACGACCGGTGTCGGCGTCGACCGACAAAACGGTGAGCGAATTCGTGCCTTGGTTGGCGCAGACGAGCCAGCGGCCGTCGGGCGAGAGGGTGAAGTTGCGCGGATTCTTGCCGCCGCAGGGCACGATCTCGACCAGCGTGAGGCGGCCGTCTTCGGGCGAGATCGCAAAGACGGCGATACTGTCGTGTCCGCGATTGGAACCGTAGAGGAAGCGGCCGTTGGGATGCACCCGGATTTCTGCGCCACTGGAGGAACCGGAAAAATCCGCGGGCAACGAGGAAAGCTGCTGGCGAGGGGTGAGTTCACCGTGTTCCGGCGAATAGTCGTAGGTGAGGATCAAGCTGCCCATCTCGCAGATGGCATACGCATGGCGGCCATCCCGGCCGAAGGCGAAGTGCCTCGGTCCGCTCCCGGCTGGTGTGACCACGAAGGCGGGCCGCTCGGGCGCGATACTGGCATTATCGAGGTCGAGCAGGTAAGTGAAGATGCGATCGAGGCCGAGGTCGCACACGATGACATGGCGGTTGTCGGGCGAAAGGGTGACCGAATGGGTGTGCGGAGAGGACTGGCGCTCGGGGTTCACGCTGTGGCCGTAGTGCTGCACAATCGTGGGCGTGCCGAGCTGGCCGTCGGAACGGATCGGCAGGACGCCGATAATTCCCTTGTGGTAATTAGCGGTGAGGAGGACGCGGCCTGTTCGGTCCACGACGAGGTGGCAGGGCGCGGGGCCACCCGAGGGTTGCGGCGGCTGGAGTTTTTTGAGCAGGCCCGCGGCGGGATTGACGGCAAACGGCACGGCCATCGCGTCGGATTCGCTGACGGCGTAGAGAAAATGGCGGTCAGGTGAGAGGGTGACGAAAGAAGGGTTCGTCGTGGCGGCGGCGAGTTTCGGCACGGAAAACGCGCCGGTCGTGGCGTCGAGCCGGGTGGAATAGATCCCAAGCCCGTCGGTACGGGTGTAGGTGCCGATGAAAATCAGGTGGTCAGCAGCGGAGGCGGAGAGCGTCATGAGAAAACAAACGAGAAGGATGCGGCCCATCGTGGAACGATTGAATGCTATGCCGACGACCGCGACCGGAGCCAAGTGTTTCCGGGGCGTCGCAAACGGGCGGGAAACAAATTTGCCGGCGGAGAAGAGAGAAGGCGCGGCGGGCGGGCGGGCCATGATGGCAGTCAGACGGTGGCCGACGACGAGCCGGGCGCGGAAGGCATCGGGAAGTGGCGCAAAGCGCAAAGGTCGCGCTGCAGTTCGGCGCGGAAGTCGGGGTGGGCGATCGAGATCAACGCCTCTCCGCGTTCGCGGAGCGTTTTGCCGTGCAGGTTGACGGCGCCAAACTCAGTCACGATCCAATGCACATGGCCACGCGTGGTCACCACACCGGCCCCGGCGGCGAGTTGAGTGACGATGCGGGAAATGGTTCCATTCTTGGCGGTGGAGGGAAGGGCGATGATGGGTTTGCCGCCGGGCGAAAGCGCCGCGCCGCGGATGAAATCCATCTGGCCGCCGATGCCGGAGTAGATGCGATGGCCGATGGAATCGGCGCAGACCTGGCCGGTGAGATCGATTTGCAGGGCGGAGTTGATGGCCACCACGCGCGGGTTCTGGCGGATGATCGAAGTATCGTTCGTCCAATCGCAGGGGTAAAAGGCGACGTGGGGATTATCGTCGATGAAGTCGAACAGGCGCTGGGTGCCGTTGACGAAACTCGTGATGATGCGCCCGAGGCCGACGACTTTGTAGCGGTTGGTGATCGCGCCGGCTTCGAAAAGATCGACGACGCGGTCGGAAAACATCTCGGAGTGAATGCCGAGGTCGCGCTTGTGGTGCATGCGGGCAAGGGCGGCGTCGGGAATCCCGCCGATGCCCATTTGCAACGTGGAACCATCGTCGACGAGGCCGGCGATCAATTCGCCGATGCGCGCATCGATCGGCGTCTCCGGTTCCGGCGCATGCGTGTGAAGCGGGCGATCAGTCGCGATGAAAGCATGCACCCGGCTGAGCGGCACGATGTTGTTGCCGTGCGTGCGGGGCATGCGCTCGTTGATCTCTGCGATGACGTAACGCGCGGATTCGACAGCGGCTTTGGCGGCATCGCAGGAGGTGCCCAGGGAGCAGAGCCCGTGGGCATCGGGCGCGGAAAGCTGCACGATCGCCACATCGAGCGGAACGGTGCGGGAGGTGAAGAGGCCAGGAATATCCGACAGGAAAATCGGCACGAAATCCGCCCGGCCTTCCGCAATCGCGGCGCGGACCGGACCGCCGGAAAAGAC harbors:
- a CDS encoding response regulator; amino-acid sequence: MTARRILVVDDEPEVREIVSTILRLAGYQIGGAEEGEEALRHLAAQPFDMMITDLLMPDKDGVETIRDVRKRYPGIKIVAMSGGGHVAKESYLKMAQLFGADAVLAKPFTREELLRTVAAVLDADSSRGASAATPASPQL
- a CDS encoding lactonase family protein, with product MTLSASAADHLIFIGTYTRTDGLGIYSTRLDATTGAFSVPKLAAATTNPSFVTLSPDRHFLYAVSESDAMAVPFAVNPAAGLLKKLQPPQPSGGPAPCHLVVDRTGRVLLTANYHKGIIGVLPIRSDGQLGTPTIVQHYGHSVNPERQSSPHTHSVTLSPDNRHVIVCDLGLDRIFTYLLDLDNASIAPERPAFVVTPAGSGPRHFAFGRDGRHAYAICEMGSLILTYDYSPEHGELTPRQQLSSLPADFSGSSSGAEIRVHPNGRFLYGSNRGHDSIAVFAISPEDGRLTLVEIVPCGGKNPRNFTLSPDGRWLVCANQGTNSLTVLSVDADTGRLHLTDHRITVPLPVCVQFYN
- a CDS encoding AAA family ATPase, with the protein product MIASVHFQRFKALRDTRLNLLPFNLVIGPNGSGKTSLLQAIERLCALAKLPLATEEVAGRTDAAEVSFTFTAPHAHVEARLGCVDDLRCDLLRTSAAGPEWEALREKLRRGRNYAFDPATLALPARRAEGGELAGDGRNLAAVLAMRQERHPGWFARMEQEFLRVMPEFSALSFSTPAAEQVALEMVLAGSERGARVAADDVSQGTLVLLALLALAFDPAPPPIMCFDEVERGLHPRLLREVRDTLYRLSYPLTVNETREPVQIVATTHSPYLVDLFREHPEEIVISHKIGTRAHFERLSERKDLPGLLGEGSLGDIWFSGILGGVPEER
- a CDS encoding acetyl-CoA hydrolase/transferase family protein: MKTFAPDWKLRAVPAADAVAVVQSAHRVFLHGACATPTPLVEALSARRDLENVRLYHLHTAGPAPFAAPGRENEFRSVSVFSGGPVRAAIAEGRADFVPIFLSDIPGLFTSRTVPLDVAIVQLSAPDAHGLCSLGTSCDAAKAAVESARYVIAEINERMPRTHGNNIVPLSRVHAFIATDRPLHTHAPEPETPIDARIGELIAGLVDDGSTLQMGIGGIPDAALARMHHKRDLGIHSEMFSDRVVDLFEAGAITNRYKVVGLGRIITSFVNGTQRLFDFIDDNPHVAFYPCDWTNDTSIIRQNPRVVAINSALQIDLTGQVCADSIGHRIYSGIGGQMDFIRGAALSPGGKPIIALPSTAKNGTISRIVTQLAAGAGVVTTRGHVHWIVTEFGAVNLHGKTLRERGEALISIAHPDFRAELQRDLCALRHFPMPSAPGSSSATV
- a CDS encoding AMP-binding protein, with product MLKRRSYLPRPLEWIACGLARLLYRVRTRGGEHIPVTGGAVLIANHLSYVDVVVLQLACPRPVRFVGFQGLGEHAFFAWVFRMSGTIPLQVENPAAGIRAAVQAARAGEVVAIFPEGNISRTGQLMALKRGFEVVARQAHVPVIPAAIDGVWGSVFSFAGNRYLWKSPRLMRTPVFVQFGPALAPEQADLARARQALLDAGAEAFQERPALQRHLGRECVRALARQPGRVRVIDRTVQRREVKAGQLLAAAAAFSRRVRRTIPEQRVGIVLPPGAGAFIANLGVLCAGKVPVNLNFTAGRAALEASLRLGEIKTVISAEAMRGKVPDFPWPERTLDLRRELEAMGGKRAILPWLLAAWLLPNQWVADLLGLPRVGDRAEAGLLFTSGSSGEPKGVALSHRNILANAAQVSSLSILPPNASLIGCLPLFHSFGFTVTLWYPLLRGCQVVTVPSPLDTRKIIDAISEEGATVLVGAPTFIRPILRKAKPEELRSLDLVVTGAEKLPQDLYDKFLEQFHIEILQGYGLTETTPVSNVNQPHPPVTSATAQPQVGKRPGSTGRLLPGMTVRIVDPETAEEMPAGEPGIVWFRGANVFSGYLGDEAKTKAAFRDGWFVTGDLGRIDEEGFLFIEGRLSRFSKIGGEMVPHGTVEQKIEQAFGWEQQDGYTIAVMGVPDAAKGEALVLLTTVEINADELRTRLLAAGLPALWVPKIIRRVEKIPVLGTGKLDLKRCRDLAIELAG